In one window of Brassica rapa cultivar Chiifu-401-42 chromosome A07, CAAS_Brap_v3.01, whole genome shotgun sequence DNA:
- the LOC103848531 gene encoding LOW QUALITY PROTEIN: pollen receptor-like kinase 2 (The sequence of the model RefSeq protein was modified relative to this genomic sequence to represent the inferred CDS: inserted 1 base in 1 codon) encodes MESTSLILVSIVSLFFLASDGLSETESLLKFKKSLVIGEASGLDSWDRKNPPCKWFGILCDQGYVWGLRLENIELAGSLDIEALTGLKSLRSLSFMNNKLRGPFPNFKKLGALKSIYLSNNQFDVTIPKDAFDGMGWLKKIHLEHNKFNGEIPVSVAKIPKLLELRLDGNQFTGQIPEFTHKLHILNFSNNALSGPIPNILRTMDPKLFEGNKKLCGKPLLTECYSPYNLSEEPKPSSKKKTSKFLYIVAAVVAVILALLIIIGLIIVLCRRRSYKQPLMSPDSGTSSLQKRAGIQKGDKGQYCCHSKNRVAKRMIHTTKLSFLRDDKGNFDLPDLLKSSAEIMGSGCFGASYKTLLSNGSMMVVKRFKHMDSAGSEEFQDNMKRLGRLNHENLLPIVAYYYKKEEKLFVSDFIDNGSLADTLHGHRLLEQPNFDWPTRLNIVKGVGRGLLYLHKNLPSLMAPHGHLKSSNVLLSENFEPLLTDYGLIPMINAESAQELMVAYKSPEYLKQSRVTKKTDVWGFGVLILEILTGKLPESFPQSDKESEEDITSWXKSIFKGEWTQELFDQEMGKTNNCEGDILKLLRIGLSCSEVDVEKRLDIKEVVEKLEDLMKEREGDDDFFSTYASEADGRSSRGVSSEGINLS; translated from the exons ATGGAATCCACATCTCTCATCCTTGTTTCCATTGTATCACTCTTCTTCTTGGCTTCTGATGGTTTATCAGAAACAGAATCTCTCTTAAAATTCAAGAAATCTCTTGTTATTGGGGAAGCAAGTGGTTTGGATAGTTGGGATAGAAAGAATCCACCATGCAAGTGGTTTGGTATCTTGTGTGATCAAGGCTATGTTTGGGGGCTACGTCTAGAGAATATTGAGCTTGCTGGCTCTCTAGACATTGAGGCGTTGACAGGTTTGAAGTCTCTAAGGTCTCTAAGCTTCATGAATAACAAACTTAGAGGGCCATTTCCGAATTTCAAGAAACTTGGTGCCCTGAAATCAATTTACTTGTCAAACAATCAATTCGATGTAACGATACCAAAGGATGCTTTTGATGGGATGGGGTGGCTGAAGAAAATCCATCTGGAACACAATAAGTTCAACGGTGAAATTCCAGTCTCTGTGGCCAAAATTCCCAAGCTTTTGGAACTGAGACTTGATGGGAACCAGTTCACCGGACAAATACCAGAATTCACACATAAATTACACATCTTAAATTTTTCAAACAATGCATTATCAGGTCCAATCCCAAATATTCTCAGAACAATGGATCCAAAACTATTTGAAG GCAATAAAAAATTATGTGGTAAACCTTTGTTAACAGAGTGTTACTCTCCTTACAACCTTTCTGAAGAGCCTAAACCAAGTTccaagaaaaaaacatcaaagTTTTTGTACATTGTAGCCGCGGTAGTAGCAGTAATACTAGCATTACTCATTATTATTGGACTAATCATCGTGCTTTGTCGGAGGCGAAGTTACAAGCAGCCACTAATGTCACCAGATTCTGGAACATCAAGTTTACAGAAGAGAGCAGGAATCCAAAAAGGTGATAAGGGACAATATTGCTGCCATTCAAAAAATCGTGTTGCAAAGAGGATGATTCATACCACAAAATTGTCATTCTTGAGAGATGACAAGGGAAATTTTGACTTGCCAGATTTGTTAAAATCATCTGCAGAGATTATGGGAAGCGGGTGTTTCGGAGCATCATATAAGACATTGCTTTCGAATGGATCGATGATGGTAGTGAAGAGGTTTAAACATATGGATAGTGCaggaagtgaagagttccaagACAATATGAAGAGATTGGGGAGGCTAAACCATGAGAATTTGCTCCCAATTGTAGCTTATTACTATAAGAAGGAGGAAAAACTTTTTGTTTCTGATTTTATTGACAACGGAAGCTTGGCTGATACTCTCCATG gtcATAGATTGTTGGAACAGCCAAACTTTGATTGGCCAACAAGATTGAATATAGTGAAAGGTGTCGGAAGGGGACTTCTGTACCTACATAAAAACCTTCCTAGCCTAATGGCACCTCATGGCCATCTTAAGTCATCCAATGTTCTTCTTAGTGAGAATTTTGAGCCACTTCTTACAGATTATGGCTTGATCCCAATGATCAATGCAGAAAGTGCACAAGAGCTAATGGTAGCTTACAAATCTCCAGAGTACTTGAAGCAAAGCCGTGTGACCAAGAAAACTGATGTATGGGGATTCGGTGTACTCATCTTGGAGATTTTAACAGGAAAGCTCCCTGAAAGTTTCCCACAATCCGATAAAGAAAGTGAAGAGGACATCACAAGTT GGAAGTCAATTTTCAAAGGAGAATGGACACAAGAATTGTTTGATCAAGAAATGGGGAAAACAAATAATTGTGAAGGAGACATTCTCAAACTCCTAAGGATTGGACTGAGTTGTAGTGAAGTAGACGTGGAGAAAAGGTTAGATATAAAAGAAGTTGTCGAGAAGCTAGAAGATTTAATGAAAGAGCGAGAAGGAGACGACGACTTCTTCTCAACTTATGCGAGTGAGGCTGATGGGAGGTCATCAAGGGGAGTGTCAAGTGAAGGAATTAACCTCTCATGA
- the LOC117126808 gene encoding zyxin-like: MPPRQAHRGGHYLPIPISSSSDSSPPSTPAPLPTPSFEATPSGSSFETDPSEGSYDQTPEQIPLSPDPYFMDIEVDVVHDSPVHGDHPTASASPAADIPPAPAAPIPAAQPQPAPTDPAMIALLELMAEMVNLQYQALNAQREAQGAQPAPRRTPSVGGYA, encoded by the exons atgccACCGAGACAGGCACATCGTGGTGGACATTATCTACCGATAcctatttcatcatcttcagactccTCGCCGCCATCTACTCCGGCACCACTTCCGACTCCTAGCTTTGAGGCTACACCTTCAGGCTCTAGCTTTGAGACTGACCCGTCTGAAGGGTCATATGATCAGACACCGGAGCAGATTCCTTTGTCTCCAGACCCATACTTTATGGACATCGAGGTGGATGTGGTACACGATAGTCCAGTGCATGGAGATCATCCCACAGCTTCTGCATCTCCTGCCGCTGATATTCCACCAGCTCCTGCCGCACCTATTCCGGCAGCACAACCTCAACCAGCGCCAACCGATCCAGCTATGAtagcacttctggaactgatggctgagatggtgaatttgcaaTATCAAGCATTGAATGCACAGCGAGAAGCACAGGGTGCTCAGCCAGCTCCA AGAAGGACGCCATCAGTTGGTGGTTATGCGTAG